A segment of the Desulfofundulus kuznetsovii DSM 6115 genome:
TTCACCTTAAGAGCCGGGCAAGGGCATCTTAACTAAATTTTAAATATTATATCCTGTTTTCCGCCGGGCAAAAAGAGGGTATTTATTTTTTCCGGCTGAAAATTTGACTTCTTCAGGACGGCCGGCACAAAACAAAAAGCGGGGCCTCAATGGCTCCCGCCTGCACGGGCAAAACAAAAACAGGCTCCTGCTGATGCCTGCTTTGCCGCCAAACCGTGAGTCAACACCTCTCCCTTTTAGCGGAAGAGAAAGGTTACCACGCTGTTGTAAAAGTCATTCATAAACACTTTTACCACCAGCAAAGCGGTCAGGTTGATAATGGTGCCCACTCCCAGGATGTCTACCGCCAGGCCCAGGTTTTCAAGCCACCGGGGTTCCTCCCTTAAAGACGGTGATTGACCTTTGTTCATTTTTTATACCCCCGTTCGAAAATTAAAGTGGGGCTTTTTCCGGCCAAAGAGTTGTGGTGACAAAACTGAGGTATGTATGTAGTGACAATTTGTACGAATTTTAACAAGCTCCACATAGCCGCCCTGTTGATTTTATTATAGTCCTAAATTTTCAGAAATCAATAGGCGGATGACAAAAAGATAGGATTCACAAGCACAAAACCAGCCTGTACCTGCCGAGTCATAAAAACAAAGCGGCGCCTTTTAAAGGCACCGCCTGTTGAAGCTGCTATTTCACTTAATGCCCGCCGGTATGTATACCCCTCCACCCGGCGGGCTCCCGGAGCCGGGCGTCAGGCCTCTGCCTTTTCCCCGTGGGCGGAGGCCGAAATGCCCAGGCCTTCAAAGATGAACATCATGGCAAAACCGTACCACATGGTGTAGATGACGTAAAAGGCGAGCATGAAGGTGGTCACGCCGGCTTTGTCAGCTACTTTGGCTGCATGGATCCCTTCGAAGTTATATGCGGGCTCCAGGGCCTTGGTCAGCACCGATCCTGCAAAGGACATCTCACCGGCGCGGGCTTCCAGTTTATAGTGCTTCTGGAGGGTGTCGAAAAGGTTCCACCAGTAGTAGATTACTTCCCGGGACTCCAGCCCGTAACGGCCCTTGATCTGATCGCCCCGGTTGTTAAACTCCGCATCCGCATCGGTCAGCGCCGTCTGGGCCATTTTACCCAGGTCCCCGCTGACCGTCAGTTTTTGCCCCTGTGCCGCCACTGCGGCCCCGGCGGCGGTAAAGAACCCCGTCATTTTAGCTGCTTCTTCTTTATCTCTGGCCTCCAGGGTTACCTGGAAATTCTGTCCCTCAAAATTTTTCGCCTTGCTCATGATACCGGGAATGTAGTAGGTTGAACCCTTGGTTAACTCGTTAAACAGGTCGTCGGCATAGCCGATGACCGTTTTGCCGTTCATCACCGGGCTCATCAATACTGCCAGAACCACGAAGAAGGAGATGAGCAGCACTATACCGATAAAGAATTCCCTTTTCCGTATAATCATACCGGATTTCACCCCTTTTTTTACGGGCTACCTCAGTGCCCTACGCCCGCGCTGCCGGCCGTGAGAGCTTGCCGCTCGGCTTCCCGGATCTTGCCGGCGCCCTTGAAGAACACGGCCAGGATCCACACCGAGAAGATGCCTACCAGGGCAAAGAAGATCACCGTACCCACACTGTTGATCAGAGCAGCGGTGGCCTTGTTCATGCTGATCCAGCCAACCTCGTTAAGCTTGCCCGGCAGGGCGCAGATGCGGTTCACAAAACCGGCCAGGATGGTCAGGGCGTAGAAGGCTCTTATGGTGACCCCTTTCACCATCCTGGTCACCAGGGCACCCATCTGCACACCCACCAGGGATCCCAGGAGCATGCCCATGGCTACGGTGTAGAAGACGTAGCCGTAAATGGCATACTGGGTGATGGAGGAGTAGCCGGTGGTAAAGATGATCTGCAGGATGTCGGTACCCACGGTGGTGAAGGTAGATACGCCCAGGCCGTAAACCATCATGGGGAAGGTCAGGAAGCCGCCGCCCACGCCCATGATCGCTGCGACAAAACCAACGATGAAGCCACAGATGATAATCGGGTATACGGCGATGCTCCGGCCGCCGGGGACAATGTGCTCGTCGAACTTTACCCGCGGCTTCAAGGGAAGGGATTGCAGCCACCGGGCAAAACTGGTGGTGGCGTCGGCACCGGAAGACCTGGTACCGCCGGTGATGCCCTTACGCATTCTGAGCCAGTCGGCCAGGGCGTAGAACCCCAGAATGCCCAGCATGAACACGTATACCGCACTGATGAAGGCATCGCTCAAGGCGGGGCTTTTCTGGTAGATGGCCCTGTTGAGTACACCGCCCACGGAGGCCCCGGTCACGGAACCCAGGACGAACCACGCGGCAATCCAGAAGTTCACGTTACCCATCTTGCGGTGGATGACCGTACCCATGATTGCCTTGGCAAAGAGGTGGAACTGGTCGGTACCCACAGCCATGATCCCTTTCACCCCGATGCTCATCAGCGCCGGAGTCAGGACATAGCCGCCACCCGCACCAATTACGCCGGTAATCAAGCCGGCCATGACGCCTACAAAGATCGAGCCAATAAACATCTCGGTGGTGGCAAAGCTGGGCATGTAGGCTTTATGACCGCCGATGTGCTCGGGCAGGCCGGCTGCCACAGCCATCTCCATCCCCAGGCCCAAAAGGACGGGGAACAAAGCTACCAGCAGGAGCTTCCAGCGCCGGCCCAAAATTACCCGGCTCATTTCCAGTTCCCACTGGGCCTGTTTCCGGGACAGGGCGGTCAGGAATTCACCGGCAGCCAAACCGCCCCCGGCAATCCTCCTAAACATTCCCATAGATGATACCTCCTTAAATTAGTTCCCCCAAACTGGCCAACTCTCCCAACCTGGCGTTTTAAATATTCCCTTCCACTCACTGCCAGCCCGGTATGCTCTTTTGCCCTTCGCACCGCGCAGGCCTTCTCACCTCCTTCCCCTTTTGCCACTACAAACCGTAGTGACAACCTCCAAACATATAAGCCTGAGGGCTCTTAAATTTCCGATCCGGGGATTGTGAAATGTTTCACTAATCGGGGCAATTTTTTGTCACTACCCCGTTGTGGTAGTGACCCTGGCCTTCCGGCGGTATTGATCGGCAAAGATCACCTTGCCTCGCGAGCCACCGCCCCCACTGTCCAGCTCCCGCACCATTTCGGCAAAAATCTCTTTCATGCCCACCATACCCACCAGCCGGTCTTCCTCCCAGACGGGTACCGGTTCCTGCCCGATGCTGAGAATGATGTGGGCAGCTTTAACGATGCTGTCCTGAGCTTTTAACCGGCGCGGTACAGGCACCATGATTTCTTTTACCGGACGTTCGGCCAGGGCC
Coding sequences within it:
- a CDS encoding sulfite exporter TauE/SafE family protein, yielding MGMFRRIAGGGLAAGEFLTALSRKQAQWELEMSRVILGRRWKLLLVALFPVLLGLGMEMAVAAGLPEHIGGHKAYMPSFATTEMFIGSIFVGVMAGLITGVIGAGGGYVLTPALMSIGVKGIMAVGTDQFHLFAKAIMGTVIHRKMGNVNFWIAAWFVLGSVTGASVGGVLNRAIYQKSPALSDAFISAVYVFMLGILGFYALADWLRMRKGITGGTRSSGADATTSFARWLQSLPLKPRVKFDEHIVPGGRSIAVYPIIICGFIVGFVAAIMGVGGGFLTFPMMVYGLGVSTFTTVGTDILQIIFTTGYSSITQYAIYGYVFYTVAMGMLLGSLVGVQMGALVTRMVKGVTIRAFYALTILAGFVNRICALPGKLNEVGWISMNKATAALINSVGTVIFFALVGIFSVWILAVFFKGAGKIREAERQALTAGSAGVGH